The region ACAAGATCGGCTTCCAGCGCTACGTCGCCGATCTCGTCTCCGAGGCCGGCGCCCCGCCGTCGCTCGCCCCGCAGATCGCCCTGCTTGCCGAGGGCGCGCAGACCACGGCGGCCATCTCGGGATCCCCCGACGCCGCGACCGACGCGCGCTCCGCGGCGCGCACCCTGCTCGACGCGGCCCGAGCCGCGTGAGCGCGCCAGCCGCGCGCCGTAGCCACTTCGTCGATCTCACCCCGTTCCGCCAGAGCCCCGCGTTCTTCCGGCTCTGGTTGGGCACGGGCATCGCCGGCGTCGGCAGCCAGATGACGGTCGTCGCCGTCGGCCTGCACATCTACGACCTCACCGGATCGACCGGGGCCGTCGCGCTGGTGGGTGTCGTCGGCCTGCTGCCGATGATCATCGCGGGTCTCTACGGCGGCGTGCTCGCCGACACGTTCGATCGGCGTCTCGTGGCGATCATCGCCGAGACCGTCGCCTGGGTCGCGGTGCTCTGTCTCGCCGCGTTGGCCTGGCTGCACATCGACGTGCTGTGGTTCTACTACGTGCTCACGACCGTCATGGCGGTCGCGACGACCATCGTGGGAGCGACCCGCGCGGCGATCGTGCCGCGCCTCGTCGACAAGGAACTTCTGCCCGCAGCATCCGCTCTCGGCGGTATCAGCCTGGGAATAGCGATCACGCTCGGTCCGGCTCTCGCCGGGGTGCTCGTGGCGGGCGTCGGCATCCAGTGGACCTACACGGTCGACGCCGTGCTGTTTCTGGCCGCGTTCACCGGTGTGCTGACCCTGCCCGCGATCCGACCGGAGGGCGCCGGAACCACCCGCGGCTTCGCGGCGGTCGCGGAGGGCATCGTGTTCCTGCGCCACGCCCCCAACATCCGGCTCGGCTTCCTCATCGACATCATCGCCATGACCTTCGGCATGGCGCGGGTGCTCTACCCCGCGGTCGGCGCCCTGGTGATCGGCGGCGGCGCCGTCACGGTGGGCATCCTCTTCGCGGCGGGCGCGGTCGGCACGCTGCTGAGCTCGCTGTTCTCAGGCCGGCTCGGCCACGTGCGCCGCCAGGGGCTCGCGATTCGCAACGCCGTGCTCGCGTACGGCGGGTTTATGCTCGCGTTCGGACTGGTGCTGCTGCCGCTCGGCACACAGCTCAGCGGGTCGATCACCGACTCGCTCGAGACCGCGAACCTACCCGCGCTGGCCCTCGCGGCGCTCGCTCTCGCCGGAGCAGGGGCGGCCGACAACGTCAGCGCCGTCTTCCGCACCACCATGATGCAGTCGGCGGTGCCCGACGCGGTGCGCGGACGCATGCAGGGCATCTACACCGTCGTCGTCACCGGCGGGCCGCGTATCGGCGACGCGTTCGTCGGCCTCGTGGTGGCGACCACCCTGCTGTGGTTGCCGTCGGTGCTGGGCGGGCTGCTCATCCTCTCTCTGGTCACCGTGCTCGTCCGGCTCAACCCCTCGTTCCGCGCGTACGACGCCCTCGATCCGAAGCCGTAACGTTTAGGCATGACCTCCTACGACCTCGTGGTGCGCGGCGCCTTCGTACTCATCGGCGACAACTGGCGGGCTGCCGAGATCGGCATCACCGACGGCGTCATCGCGGCGATCGCCGCCGGCCCCCTCGACGGCGCCGAGGTCATCACCCTCGCCGACGACGAGGTGCTCGTGCCCGGTGTCGTCGACACCCACGTGCACGTGAACGAGCCCGGACGCACCGAGTGGGAGGGCTTCGCGAGCGCCACCAGGGCTGCCGCGGCCGGCGGGGTCACCACCATCATCGACATGCCGCTCAACAGCATCCCGGCGACGACGACGGTGGAGGCGCTCGACGTGAAGCGAGCCGTCGCCGCCGAGAAGGCCATGGTGAACGTGGGCTTCTGGGGCGGTGCGGTGCCCGAGAACCTCGGTACCCTGCGCGAGCTGCACGACGCCGGGGTGTTCGGTTTCAAGGCGTTCCTCGCGCCGAGCGGCGTCGACGAGTTCGGCCACCTCGACGCGGAACAGCTGGAGCGCGCGCTCGAGGAGATCGCCGAGTTCGACGGCCTGCTGATCGTGCACGCGGAAGACCCGGGCGTTCTCGATGCGCACGCCAACGACGGCGGCGTCGACTATCACCGTTTCGTCGAGTCGAGACCGGATGCCGCCGAGACCACGGCGATCGAACGGGTCATCGCCGGGGTGCGTCGCACCGGTGCTCGCGCTCACATCCTGCACCTGTCGTCCGCCGCGGCCCTCCCCGCCTTGCGTGCCGCGCGTGCCGAGGGCCTCAAGATCACCGTCGAGACGTGCCCGCACTACCTGACCATCAGCGAAGAGCAGATCGGCGACGGCGCGACCCAGTTCAAGTGCTGCCCGCCGATCCGCGACGACGCCAACCGCGACGCGCTCTGGCAGGCGCTCGTCGACGGCGACATCGACATCGTCGTCACCGACCACTCGCCGTCGACCGCCGAGCTGAAGTACGCGCACGGCGGCGACTTCGGCCTCGCCTGGGGTGGCATCGCCGGACTGCAGACGGGGCTCGCCGCCGTCTGGACCGAGGCCGCCCGCCGCGAGATCCCGCTGGAACGCGTGCTCGGCTGGATGTCGTCGGCCACCGCGCGATTCGCCGGGCTCGGCGCGAAGGGCCGCATCGCCGTGGGCGCCGACGCCGACCTGGTCGTGCTGGCACCGGATGCCACCTTCACCGTCGAGGCGACGCAGCTGCAGCACAAGAACCCGGTGAGCGCCTACGACGGACGGGAACTGCGCGGCGTGGTCCGTCGCACCCTGCTCGCCGGCCGCACTGTCGACATCGCCGCGGGCGCCAGCCCGACGGGGGCGCTGCTCGGGGCCGCACGCCCGTAACACCCCGGTCACATGGCGATGGCAGAATCGCCGCATGGCAATAATCTTGGGCGACAACCAGTACGGCAAGGCTGAAAACCGCGTCGTGCGCATCTACCGTGACAGCGCCCGGCACGAGATCCGCGACCTCAACGTGTCGACCGCGCTGCGCGGCCCGTTCGAACCCGCGTACCTCGACGGCAACCAGACGAACGTGCTGCCGACCGACACGCAGAAGAACACCGCGTTCGCTTTCGCGAAGTCCCACGGCGTCGAGACGATCGAGAAGTTCGGCCTCGACCTGGCCCGTCACTTCGTGCACGACGTCGACCCGGTCGTCGGCGCGCGCATCGAAATCGAGGAGTACGCCTGGGAGCGCGCGGTCGTCGACGGCGTCGAACACGACCACACCTGGCTGCGCAAAGGTCAGGAGATCCGCACAGCGGCCGTCACGGTCGACGCGAGCGGTGAGCACGTCGTCGGTGGTCTCAAAGACCTCGTGCTGCTCAAGTCGACCGGCAGCGAATTCGCCGGCTTCCTCGAAGACGAGTACACGACGCTGCAGGAGACCCACGACCGCGTGATGGCTACGTCGCTCGTCGCGCAGTGGCGCTTCACGAGCGTCGATGTCGACTGGGACGCCACCTACGCCGGCATCAAGCAGATCATGGTGAAGCAGTTCGCGACCCTGCAGTCGCTCGCACTGCAGCAGACGCTCTGGCACATGGGCCGGGCCGTGCTCGAGGCGTATCCGTTCATCGCCGAGGTGCGGCTCAAGGCCCCGAACAAGCACCACTTCGTCGTCGACCTGTCGCCGTTCGGGCTCGACAACCCGGGCGAGGTCTTCATCGCCGCGGACCGTCCGTACGGCCTGATCGAGGCGACGGTGCTGCGCGACGACGCGCCCGACGCCGGAGACGCCTGGAGAATCTCGGCGGGACTCGCGTGACCGACGCGATCGAACCCGCGGATGCCGCGGCTCTCGCACGCGAAGATGCCACGTGGCTCGCCCGCGCGATCGAGCTCGCCACACTGAACGTAGCGAATGGCGGCGGCCCGTTCGGCGCGGTCATCGTGCGCGACGGTGAGCTCGTCGCGGAGGGCCAGAACCGCGTGACCGCGAACCTCGACCCGACCGCCCACGCCGAGGTCACGGCTATCCGCGCGGCGTGCCAGGCGATCGGCGACTTCTCGCTCGCGGGCATGACGCTCTACACCTCGTGCGAACCGTGCCCGCTCTGCCTCGCGGCCTCGCTCTGGGCTCGCCTCGACCGGGTCGTCTTCGCGGCGGACCGCGACGATGCCGCCCGCGGCGGTTTCGACGACCGGGAGTTCTACGAGCTGTTCGCGCGCGACCGGTCGACCTGGGGCATGGCGGTCGACTCGCTGCGACCGCTCAACGCGCCGGAGCCGTTCGACGCCTGGCTCGACCAAGAGGCGCGCACCGACTACTGAGCCGGCGCCCGGCTACTCGTCGTTGCCCTTGCCCTTGTTGCCCTTGTCGTCTTTGTCGTCTTTCGCGTCTTCGGCGGCCTGCTCCTGTGCGATGCGGTCGGCCTCGGCCTGCTCGGCCGCGACGCGGTCGGCCTCAGCCTTCTCCGCCGCGATGCGGTCGGCCTCGGTCTTCTCATCGGCTATGCGCTGGGCCTCGGCGGCCTCCGCCTCGGCGATCCGCTGCGCGAGGTCGGCGCGCACGAGGTCGATTTTCGCCTGCACGGCCTTCGCGCGCTCGTCGCTGATGTCGCCGTCCGCCACGGCGGTGTCGAGCTTCGCCTGCAGGGCATCGAGCTCGGTCACGGCCGCGGCGAGTTCGTTGGCGGCGGCGTGATTCGCGACGGTCTGCACCGAGGTCTGCAGGCCGGTCGCCGCGTCGTCCGCGAGATCGGGCGCCCCGGCGCAGCCCGCCAGCGCACCCGCGCCGAGAAGCACTACTACGAGGGCTGAGGTCAGGCGTCGGTTCACGGTGTCACGCTTTCCAAGAGTTCGTCGAGGTGGGTGCCGAGCTCGCCGTCGTTGGCTGGCAGCGTCGGGACGGGGTCGGGCGACGTCTCGTTGCCCGCGGTGACCGTGCTCAGCACGAAGCCGCCGATGCCGAGCGCGACGAGCGCCGCCGCGCAGACGAGAAGGATGCGGCTGAGTCGCCGACGCTTCGCGACGGATGTCTCGTCGCCCGTCTTCGCGGAGGGCGCGGCATCGACCGGCCCCGGTAGAACGGTCGTCGCGGCGTCGTCGTTCGACGAAGCGGACATCACGCGCGTGGGCGGATCGAGCGCGGCGGTCCCGCCGAGCGCCTCGGTCTGTCCTATGGAATCGGTCTGGCCCATGGCGGCGGTCTGGCCCAGCGCTTCGGTCTGGCCCAGCGCCGCAGTCTGACCCAGCGCGGCGGTCTGGCCCAGCGCCGCCGTCTGGCCCAGCGCCTCGGTCTGACCGGACGGGTCGACCGGCCCCAGCACCGCGGTGTCGCCCGTCGACGCCGCATAAAGCCCGCGTTCGATCTCGCGCGCGAGCTCCGCCACTTCGAGCGCGGACGGTCGGGTGTCGGGGTCGCGGTCGGTCATCCGGGCGAGCAGCGAGCCCCACGCGGCACCGAGGGTGCTCGGGATCAGCGGGTCGCTCACGAGCCGCGCCGACAGCGACTCGATCATCGACCCCTCGAACGCCCGCGCGCCGGTGAGCGCCTCGAGCGTCACGAGACCCAGCGAGTAGATGTCCGACGCCGGTCCCGGCGCGATCCCGCGGGCCTGCTCGGGGCTGAGGTAGGCGGCCGTGCCGATAATCGTGCCCGGCATCGTGAGCCTGGTGCTGTCGATGAGGTAGGCGATGCCGAAGTCGCTCAGCTTCGCGCGGAACTCGATCGAACGCGACATCGACGGGCTGAGCAGGATGTTCGCCGGCTTAACGTCGCGGTGGACCACCCCGTTCGCGTGAACGACGTGCAGGGCCTCACCCAGGTCGACGAGCATCTGCGCGGCGTCGATCTCGCCCACCCGTCCCTCGTCGATGCGTTCCTTGAGGGTCGGTCCGTCGACGAGTTCCATCACGAGGTACGACTGGCCGACACCGTCGACGCCCTCGCCGCGGTCGATGTTCGCGTCGAAGAGCGTGACGAGCGCGTGGTGGTTGAGGGACGCGAGCAGTTGGATTTCCGACGACTCCCGACCCAGCTGCTCGGAGCCTTCGGTGTCGATCGAGAAGACCTTGAGCGCGACGCTGCGACCGAGGGGGACGTCGGTCGCCCGGTACACCGCCGCCATTCCTCCGCGGCCGAGCAGCGACTCGACCGTGTACCGGCCGCCGATGACGGTGCCGGCTGTGATGCCGGGCATGCGCGAGGTGTTCATTGCCACTTTTCTGTCGGGTACCCGAGCGGGTCTATCAACGGTAGCCCAACTGACGGACTTTCAGTCCTCCAGCGCCTTTCCGCGCAGGTCGGGCAGCGTGAGCGCTACGATCGCCGCGACCGCGAAGACGGCGGCGAACACGCCGAACGGCAACGCCACTCCCCCGGCCGCGAGCAGCACCGGAACGCAGAGCGGCGCGATGATCGAGGCGAGCCGGCCGAACCCCGCGGCCCAGCCGGCACCCGTCCCGCGCACGCGCGTCGGGTACAGCTCCGGCGTGACCGCGTAGAGCGCGCCCCACGCCCCGAGGTTGAAGAACGAGAGCAGTGCGCCGAACAGGAGGATCGTGGGCACACTGTCGGCGGTGCCGAAAAACCCGGCGGACACCGCGGAACCCGCGAGGAAGACGGCGAGGGTGACACGGCGGCCCCACTTCTCGACGAGCCAGGCCGACACCGCGTACCCGGGCAACTGGGCGAGCGTGATGATGAGCGTGTACTCGAACGACCGCACGAGCGAGAACCCCTGCGCCACGAGCAGCGTCGGCAGCCAGATGAACGCACCGTAGTAGGCGAAGTTCACGCAGAACCACACGATCCAGAGCGAGATCGTGCGCCGGCGCAGGCGGGCGCCGAACAGGGTCGCGATCGGGCGTTCGGCCGTGACGACGGGTTCAGGAGCCTCGGCGGCCTCCGGCGGGGTGGTCGCGCCCGCGGCATCCTCGAATTCTCTGACGATCGTCTCGGCCTCCGTGTGTCGGCCCTTCGCCTCGAGGAAGCGCACGGATTCCGGCAGACGCAGCCGCACGAAGATCGCCCACACCGCGGGCACGGCGCCGAGCGCGAGGGCCCAGCGCCAGCCGTCGTCGCTGGTGGGGATGACGAAGTAGCCGATGAGAGCGGCGGCCGTCCAGCCGACGGCCCAGAACGATTCGAGGATGACGATGATGCGTCCGCGGATGCGCGCCGGTGCGAACTCGCTGACGAGCGTCGACGCGACGGGCAGCTCGGCGCCCAGGCCGAGCCCCACGAGGAAGCGCAGGGCGATGAGCGCGCCGACCGACAGCGACAGCGCCGAAAGCCCGGTGAAGACGCCGTAGACGAGCAGGGTCAGCGCGAAGACCTGGCGGCGGCCGAGCTTGTCGGCGAGCAGGCCGCCGAGGCTGGCGCCGATCGCCATGCCGAGGAAGCCGGCCGAGGCGACGAAGCCGAGCTGACCCGCGTCGGCCTTCCAGACCACGGCGAGTTGCGCGATGACGAACGAGATGAGTCCGACGTCCATCGCGTCGAGCGCCCAGCCGATGCCGCTGCCGCCCAGGACGCGCGAGTGCTTGCGCGTCCACGGGAGCTTGTCGAGCCGCTGTGAACGCGTGAGGGATGAGGTCATTGTCAGCTTCCGCGGTAGGTGGAGAAGGCGAACGGGCTGAGCAGCAGGGGCACGTGGTAGTGCGCCGTGGCGTCGGTCAGTTCGAAGTCGATGGACACCCGGGGGTAGAACGTGGGTGTCGCGGTGCGGGCGAAGTAGACGCCCGTCTCGAAGACGACGGTGTACTCGCCGAGGGGCAGCGCGTCGGGTCCGAGGTCGGGCACACGGCCGTCGTCGTTGGTGACACCCTCGGCGACGAGCGCCCCCTCGGCGTCGTAGAGGGCGACGGCGATGCCGACCGCGGGGCGGCCGACCGCCGCGTCGAGCACGTGGGTGGTGACGTGGCTCACAGTTCGGCTCCGAACGTCTTCTCGAGACGCAGCAGGGCGATCTCGCGCAGCTGTTCGCCGACGATCTCGAGCTCGCTGGCGTTGGGCAGTTCGAGCCGGCGGGTGAGCTCCTCGAGGATCTCGGCGCGCGTTCGACCGGCCGCCCGGATGATGAACACGCGCCCGAAGCGCTCCTCGTAGGCCTCGTTGCCCGCGGCGATCTGGGCGGCGAGCTGCGCGTCGTCGTCGCCGAGCCCGGCCTGCTCGCTGCGGCTGAAGTTCTGAGCGGCGCCCTCGCCGACCGGCTTTTCTCCGATTCGCGGATGATGCGCGATAGCCTCATCGATCTCGGACGGGCTGAGCGGCGTCGCCGCCTCTGCCGCCGTGGCGAGCAGTTGCGCCACCGACTCGTACGGGTGCCCGGAGGCCACCTCGTCGATCCAGCGGTTCACGGACAGGCTTGCGGCGAGGCCCTCGCGCAGGGCGGCTTCGGAGACATCGATCATTGTCTGCCTAACATTACTCATGACCGTTACCGGGGTAGTGCTGGCTGCCGGCGCCGGCAGCCGCCTGGGCCTGCCGAAGGCGCTCGTGGTGCGCGACGGGGTCCCGTGGGTGGCGCGTGCCTCGGGCCTGCTGCTTGCCGCCGGCTGCGACCGGGTCGTGGTGGTGCTGGGTGCATCCGCTGCCGAGGCGGCCGCTTTGGTGCCGACGGATGCCGCGGTCGAGACGGTCATCAACGATGACTGGTCGAGCGGTATGGCGTCGTCACTGCGCGACGGGCTCGCCTCGGCGACGGGCGACGCGGCGCTGGTCACGCTCGTGGACACTCCCGGACTGCCCGTCGAGGCGGTACGGCGGGTTCTGGGCAGCGGGCGGTCGCTCGCCCGCGCTGTGTACGACGGGAGGCCGGGACATCCGGTTCTCATCTCGGCGCGCCACTGGGCCCCGATCTCGGCTACCCTCCAGGGCGACCACGGAGCCCGCGCCTACCTCGAGGCCCACGCCGTCACCGATGTCGAGTGCGGCGACCTGTGGGACGGCCGCGACATCGACAGCTGATGCAGGTGGTGTAGCGCCCTCTGGGGCGCGTCTCGAAACCAGGTCTCGATACGGTCGCTGAGCGACCTACTCAACCGGCGAGAGACTCCAACGGCGCCCACGCCGGCTCGCGCAGCGCCGGGCAGTGTTCGGCGGTCGGGTTGTGCGCGATGTCGATCATGCGGTCGAGCGCGTCGCGTGCCGCAGCCAGGTCGGCCATGGCGGCCGTGATGCGGGCGCGCTCGGCTTCCAGGAGCGCGAACGCCTCGGCCGAGGCCTCACCGGAGTCGACGCACGGAAGCACCCGCTGGATAGTGCGGCTCGCCAGGCCCGCGGTGAAGAACTGCTGGATGAGCCGCACGCGTTCGACGGCCGACTCGGGGTAGGTGCGCTGACCGGTCGACGTGCGTTCGGACGCGAGGAGGCCCTGCTCCTCGTAGTAGCGCAGAGACCTCGTGCTGACTCCGGCCCGCTGTGCGATGTCGCCGATTCTCATTGCGCGCCCGACTTCCAATTCTTTGTGCTCGATTACTTGCCCTTAACGTCAATGTCAAGTTATAGCGTAGCCGACGTTGGGTCGCGACCGACCCGTTCCACACCCGAAAGAAAGCACGCCAGCCATGAACATCACCGACCAGATCGTTCTCGTCACCGGAGCAAATCGCGGCATCGGAAAGCAGTTCGTGCTCGAACTCCTCGAGCGCGGGGCCACCAAGGTCTACGCCACGGCCCGCCGCCCCGAGTCGCTTGGCTTCGACGACAGCCGGGTCATTCCGCTGCAGCTGGACCTGTTGGACAACGAGTCCATCGCCGCCGCCGCGGCAACCGCGAGCGACGTGACGCTGCTCGTCAACAACGCGGGCATCTCGACCGGCGCCCTCCTCGTCACGGGCGACCTCACTGATGC is a window of Conyzicola nivalis DNA encoding:
- a CDS encoding serine/threonine-protein kinase, with amino-acid sequence MNTSRMPGITAGTVIGGRYTVESLLGRGGMAAVYRATDVPLGRSVALKVFSIDTEGSEQLGRESSEIQLLASLNHHALVTLFDANIDRGEGVDGVGQSYLVMELVDGPTLKERIDEGRVGEIDAAQMLVDLGEALHVVHANGVVHRDVKPANILLSPSMSRSIEFRAKLSDFGIAYLIDSTRLTMPGTIIGTAAYLSPEQARGIAPGPASDIYSLGLVTLEALTGARAFEGSMIESLSARLVSDPLIPSTLGAAWGSLLARMTDRDPDTRPSALEVAELAREIERGLYAASTGDTAVLGPVDPSGQTEALGQTAALGQTAALGQTAALGQTEALGQTAAMGQTDSIGQTEALGGTAALDPPTRVMSASSNDDAATTVLPGPVDAAPSAKTGDETSVAKRRRLSRILLVCAAALVALGIGGFVLSTVTAGNETSPDPVPTLPANDGELGTHLDELLESVTP
- a CDS encoding MFS transporter, with amino-acid sequence MTSSLTRSQRLDKLPWTRKHSRVLGGSGIGWALDAMDVGLISFVIAQLAVVWKADAGQLGFVASAGFLGMAIGASLGGLLADKLGRRQVFALTLLVYGVFTGLSALSLSVGALIALRFLVGLGLGAELPVASTLVSEFAPARIRGRIIVILESFWAVGWTAAALIGYFVIPTSDDGWRWALALGAVPAVWAIFVRLRLPESVRFLEAKGRHTEAETIVREFEDAAGATTPPEAAEAPEPVVTAERPIATLFGARLRRRTISLWIVWFCVNFAYYGAFIWLPTLLVAQGFSLVRSFEYTLIITLAQLPGYAVSAWLVEKWGRRVTLAVFLAGSAVSAGFFGTADSVPTILLFGALLSFFNLGAWGALYAVTPELYPTRVRGTGAGWAAGFGRLASIIAPLCVPVLLAAGGVALPFGVFAAVFAVAAIVALTLPDLRGKALED
- the allB gene encoding allantoinase AllB — translated: MTSYDLVVRGAFVLIGDNWRAAEIGITDGVIAAIAAGPLDGAEVITLADDEVLVPGVVDTHVHVNEPGRTEWEGFASATRAAAAGGVTTIIDMPLNSIPATTTVEALDVKRAVAAEKAMVNVGFWGGAVPENLGTLRELHDAGVFGFKAFLAPSGVDEFGHLDAEQLERALEEIAEFDGLLIVHAEDPGVLDAHANDGGVDYHRFVESRPDAAETTAIERVIAGVRRTGARAHILHLSSAAALPALRAARAEGLKITVETCPHYLTISEEQIGDGATQFKCCPPIRDDANRDALWQALVDGDIDIVVTDHSPSTAELKYAHGGDFGLAWGGIAGLQTGLAAVWTEAARREIPLERVLGWMSSATARFAGLGAKGRIAVGADADLVVLAPDATFTVEATQLQHKNPVSAYDGRELRGVVRRTLLAGRTVDIAAGASPTGALLGAARP
- a CDS encoding nucleotidyltransferase family protein; translated protein: MTVTGVVLAAGAGSRLGLPKALVVRDGVPWVARASGLLLAAGCDRVVVVLGASAAEAAALVPTDAAVETVINDDWSSGMASSLRDGLASATGDAALVTLVDTPGLPVEAVRRVLGSGRSLARAVYDGRPGHPVLISARHWAPISATLQGDHGARAYLEAHAVTDVECGDLWDGRDIDS
- a CDS encoding nucleoside deaminase codes for the protein MTDAIEPADAAALAREDATWLARAIELATLNVANGGGPFGAVIVRDGELVAEGQNRVTANLDPTAHAEVTAIRAACQAIGDFSLAGMTLYTSCEPCPLCLAASLWARLDRVVFAADRDDAARGGFDDREFYELFARDRSTWGMAVDSLRPLNAPEPFDAWLDQEARTDY
- the uraH gene encoding hydroxyisourate hydrolase, encoding MSHVTTHVLDAAVGRPAVGIAVALYDAEGALVAEGVTNDDGRVPDLGPDALPLGEYTVVFETGVYFARTATPTFYPRVSIDFELTDATAHYHVPLLLSPFAFSTYRGS
- the uraD gene encoding 2-oxo-4-hydroxy-4-carboxy-5-ureidoimidazoline decarboxylase yields the protein MIDVSEAALREGLAASLSVNRWIDEVASGHPYESVAQLLATAAEAATPLSPSEIDEAIAHHPRIGEKPVGEGAAQNFSRSEQAGLGDDDAQLAAQIAAGNEAYEERFGRVFIIRAAGRTRAEILEELTRRLELPNASELEIVGEQLREIALLRLEKTFGAEL
- a CDS encoding MFS transporter; this translates as MSAPAARRSHFVDLTPFRQSPAFFRLWLGTGIAGVGSQMTVVAVGLHIYDLTGSTGAVALVGVVGLLPMIIAGLYGGVLADTFDRRLVAIIAETVAWVAVLCLAALAWLHIDVLWFYYVLTTVMAVATTIVGATRAAIVPRLVDKELLPAASALGGISLGIAITLGPALAGVLVAGVGIQWTYTVDAVLFLAAFTGVLTLPAIRPEGAGTTRGFAAVAEGIVFLRHAPNIRLGFLIDIIAMTFGMARVLYPAVGALVIGGGAVTVGILFAAGAVGTLLSSLFSGRLGHVRRQGLAIRNAVLAYGGFMLAFGLVLLPLGTQLSGSITDSLETANLPALALAALALAGAGAADNVSAVFRTTMMQSAVPDAVRGRMQGIYTVVVTGGPRIGDAFVGLVVATTLLWLPSVLGGLLILSLVTVLVRLNPSFRAYDALDPKP
- a CDS encoding MerR family transcriptional regulator — translated: MRIGDIAQRAGVSTRSLRYYEEQGLLASERTSTGQRTYPESAVERVRLIQQFFTAGLASRTIQRVLPCVDSGEASAEAFALLEAERARITAAMADLAAARDALDRMIDIAHNPTAEHCPALREPAWAPLESLAG
- a CDS encoding mucin-associated surface protein encodes the protein MNRRLTSALVVVLLGAGALAGCAGAPDLADDAATGLQTSVQTVANHAAANELAAAVTELDALQAKLDTAVADGDISDERAKAVQAKIDLVRADLAQRIAEAEAAEAQRIADEKTEADRIAAEKAEADRVAAEQAEADRIAQEQAAEDAKDDKDDKGNKGKGNDE
- the pucL gene encoding factor-independent urate hydroxylase: MAIILGDNQYGKAENRVVRIYRDSARHEIRDLNVSTALRGPFEPAYLDGNQTNVLPTDTQKNTAFAFAKSHGVETIEKFGLDLARHFVHDVDPVVGARIEIEEYAWERAVVDGVEHDHTWLRKGQEIRTAAVTVDASGEHVVGGLKDLVLLKSTGSEFAGFLEDEYTTLQETHDRVMATSLVAQWRFTSVDVDWDATYAGIKQIMVKQFATLQSLALQQTLWHMGRAVLEAYPFIAEVRLKAPNKHHFVVDLSPFGLDNPGEVFIAADRPYGLIEATVLRDDAPDAGDAWRISAGLA